In one Isosphaeraceae bacterium EP7 genomic region, the following are encoded:
- a CDS encoding serine/threonine-protein kinase, with product MLRLIEELTEERRLAREPLQVGSLFGRYTILGEIVRGNSTIVYWAGDHEQVGPMALKTPHPELADDDQCRRRFKLEGMIGSMFDHPNIVPVYEFGEIDQVPYIVMEAVDGITMADLLQNDGPISPVEAARLVLEIAGAIGQVHDQGVLILDLKPQNILLQRTKLDDSGGQEWRPLLIDFGLAILAVEEEEDPDGRAMAGTPSYMAPEQILIGPAGCGPFTDLYAIGVILFELLIGRPPHRGVNRFETIRAVIVEDPVALRDLHPAIPAELEAICLKCLSKATDGRYMKAQELISDLEQFLEGVSSSPRNLTR from the coding sequence TTGCTCCGACTCATTGAGGAACTCACCGAGGAACGACGGCTTGCTCGAGAGCCGCTCCAGGTCGGCAGCTTGTTCGGTCGCTACACCATCCTCGGCGAGATCGTCCGGGGCAATTCGACCATCGTCTACTGGGCAGGCGACCACGAACAGGTTGGTCCGATGGCTCTGAAGACTCCCCATCCCGAGCTGGCCGATGATGACCAGTGTCGTCGGCGATTCAAGCTTGAGGGGATGATCGGCTCGATGTTCGATCACCCGAACATCGTCCCGGTTTACGAGTTCGGAGAAATTGACCAGGTCCCTTACATTGTCATGGAGGCCGTCGACGGGATAACGATGGCCGATCTCCTCCAAAATGACGGTCCGATCTCGCCGGTCGAGGCCGCTCGACTGGTCCTCGAAATTGCCGGGGCGATTGGCCAAGTCCACGATCAAGGGGTTCTGATCCTCGACCTGAAACCTCAGAACATCCTACTCCAGCGAACAAAACTGGACGATTCCGGCGGTCAGGAATGGAGACCGTTGCTAATTGATTTTGGGCTGGCCATCCTCGCTGTCGAGGAGGAAGAGGATCCCGACGGGCGGGCGATGGCCGGAACCCCGTCGTACATGGCTCCCGAGCAGATCCTCATCGGCCCGGCCGGTTGCGGCCCATTCACCGATCTCTACGCCATCGGCGTGATTCTCTTCGAACTCCTGATCGGGCGACCTCCGCACCGGGGCGTGAATCGATTCGAAACGATCCGAGCCGTGATCGTCGAAGATCCAGTCGCCCTTCGAGACCTCCACCCGGCCATTCCCGCCGAATTGGAGGCAATCTGCTTGAAATGCCTGTCAAAAGCGACCGATGGCCGATACATGAAGGCTCAGGAATTGATCAGCGATCTTGAGCAATTCCTCGAAGGCGTTTCATCGTCGCCCAGGAATCTGACCCGATAA
- a CDS encoding sigma-70 family RNA polymerase sigma factor, translating to MNEAMRSYRTYLRILADRGLASDLKSKVDASDLVQETFAEVYREYYRFEGLADEEFKGLLIRMMMNNLKSFTRRYRGSLKREIRREVPLGGYGDETGPGLQVADSGVSQGEAVAAEEDLQRLRTQLARLPERDRLAVTMRSEQGSTYREIGERLGCSSVAARKIWLRTVEKLRRALKISQA from the coding sequence TTGAACGAGGCGATGAGGAGCTATCGGACTTATCTGCGAATCCTCGCTGACCGAGGGCTTGCCTCTGACCTGAAATCCAAGGTGGATGCCTCTGACCTCGTTCAGGAAACGTTTGCCGAGGTCTATCGGGAATACTATCGGTTCGAGGGGCTGGCCGATGAAGAGTTCAAGGGCCTCTTGATCCGGATGATGATGAACAATCTGAAGAGTTTCACCCGTCGCTACCGGGGTTCTCTAAAGCGCGAGATCAGACGTGAGGTCCCGCTCGGCGGGTATGGAGATGAGACCGGACCAGGGCTCCAAGTGGCCGACTCGGGAGTTTCTCAGGGCGAGGCCGTCGCTGCCGAGGAGGATCTTCAGAGGCTCCGAACGCAACTGGCCAGGCTCCCCGAGCGCGACAGGTTAGCGGTGACGATGAGGTCGGAGCAGGGCAGCACCTACCGCGAGATCGGCGAACGGCTGGGCTGCTCCTCGGTCGCGGCCCGCAAGATCTGGCTTCGGACGGTCGAGAAGCTTCGTCGGGCCTTGAAGATCTCCCAGGCCTAG
- a CDS encoding transposase, which yields MHQDPGALPRRRANKVRGHGSFIGDRPPVVGVTGLGSGKLRLAVVERSDRATLEGFVVSSTRQGSLVCTDEWRVYGHLAEHGRRYATVTHAPGRREWARDDDWDGVREVHDNTLEGIWTGLRSFLMTFRGVSKWSLACYVARFEWSYNLKEVKDDYLRILLGVKLGTGPGS from the coding sequence GTGCATCAGGATCCCGGCGCGCTGCCGCGGCGGCGCGCGAACAAGGTGCGCGGCCACGGCTCCTTCATCGGCGACCGCCCGCCGGTGGTCGGAGTCACCGGGCTAGGTTCGGGCAAGCTCCGGCTGGCCGTGGTCGAGCGATCCGACCGCGCGACGCTGGAGGGGTTCGTCGTGTCCTCGACGCGCCAGGGGTCGCTGGTCTGCACCGACGAGTGGCGGGTCTACGGCCATCTCGCGGAACACGGCCGGCGGTATGCGACGGTGACTCACGCCCCCGGCCGACGCGAATGGGCCCGCGACGACGACTGGGATGGCGTGCGCGAGGTGCACGACAACACGCTGGAGGGGATCTGGACGGGGCTTCGGAGCTTCCTGATGACGTTCCGCGGCGTGAGCAAGTGGTCGCTGGCCTGCTACGTGGCGAGGTTCGAGTGGTCGTACAACTTGAAAGAGGTGAAAGATGACTATCTGAGGATCTTGCTCGGCGTCAAGCTCGGCACCGGGCCGGGATCATGA
- a CDS encoding transposase, whose amino-acid sequence MDFPIGYLMDESACYARLLRILHPGGLACPRCGGVDGLGVHRRHREPVLDYQCSVCGRVFNAWTDTPLRGSQRRPSQLILILRGFAQGSPPRGWPANWAAAG is encoded by the coding sequence ATGGACTTCCCCATCGGCTACCTGATGGACGAGTCGGCATGCTATGCCCGACTCCTGAGGATCCTCCACCCGGGCGGACTGGCCTGCCCGCGATGCGGTGGCGTCGACGGACTGGGCGTCCATCGACGCCACCGCGAGCCGGTCCTGGACTATCAGTGCTCCGTCTGCGGACGCGTCTTCAACGCCTGGACCGACACACCCCTGCGGGGCTCGCAGCGGCGGCCCTCGCAGCTCATCCTCATCCTACGCGGCTTCGCCCAGGGCTCTCCACCGCGCGGCTGGCCCGCGAACTGGGCTGCAGCCGGATGA
- a CDS encoding IS701 family transposase, producing MTEDDVREASGRIEELILPFDSIFGKEESRRHARTYLKGLMSGLSRKSIEPIALAIGGGRMSALQKFVNAAPWRASSVMKEIQRAFGSRVEMARKGPTVLTVHEHGFAKKGRESVGVSRQWNATSRRNENSQVGIYLVASNGEFSSLLDCRLYLPATWCDGSEVVRRRRLRTHVPIGSHHLTKSQIAMDLLQRCRSMALVEVDWVVTGADFSGEGEAIDGLEVSQPRFLVEVSPNEMVFAREPIRPGSEAAGESFPGHDEILSTVSGLCEILSSDRWRIVLMNTSTGLVRQKYAMIRIRSPLPSMVSRPLWLIIRGNSDDDYDSLRYFLSEAGPGSPLDEIAHAIHQADSASRFFLEAERLFGLGHYETRSWEGWNHHMSLVALAHWFTSCSMSAPSTSLTSPDDCAPGLSTAEPERF from the coding sequence ATGACCGAGGATGACGTTCGCGAAGCGTCCGGACGAATCGAGGAGTTGATCCTCCCGTTCGATTCGATCTTCGGCAAGGAAGAATCTCGTCGGCACGCACGGACGTATCTCAAGGGGCTAATGTCGGGGCTTTCGCGCAAAAGCATCGAGCCGATCGCCTTGGCGATCGGCGGAGGGCGGATGTCGGCCCTTCAGAAGTTTGTCAATGCCGCTCCCTGGCGAGCTTCCTCGGTCATGAAAGAGATCCAACGGGCTTTTGGCTCGCGGGTCGAAATGGCCCGAAAAGGGCCGACAGTCTTGACGGTCCACGAACACGGCTTCGCCAAGAAGGGGCGGGAAAGCGTGGGCGTTTCTCGGCAGTGGAATGCCACGAGCCGGCGAAACGAGAATAGCCAGGTCGGGATTTACCTGGTCGCCAGCAATGGCGAGTTCTCCAGTCTGCTCGACTGCCGGCTTTACCTGCCAGCAACCTGGTGTGACGGCTCGGAGGTGGTCCGCCGCCGAAGGCTCAGGACTCATGTGCCGATCGGCTCGCACCACCTGACCAAATCCCAGATCGCCATGGACTTGCTCCAACGTTGCCGATCGATGGCCCTGGTCGAGGTCGATTGGGTCGTCACCGGTGCCGACTTCTCCGGTGAGGGCGAGGCGATTGATGGGTTGGAGGTGAGCCAACCCCGATTCCTTGTGGAGGTCTCGCCAAACGAGATGGTCTTTGCTCGGGAGCCGATTCGCCCCGGCTCCGAGGCCGCTGGCGAGTCGTTCCCTGGCCACGACGAGATTCTCAGCACCGTCTCGGGCCTTTGCGAGATCCTGTCCTCGGATCGCTGGCGGATCGTCCTGATGAACACGTCCACCGGTCTGGTCCGTCAGAAGTACGCCATGATCCGGATCCGCTCACCTCTGCCCTCGATGGTCTCCAGGCCACTGTGGTTGATCATCCGGGGCAACTCGGATGACGACTACGATTCGCTCCGATACTTCCTCTCCGAGGCCGGACCGGGATCTCCTCTGGACGAGATCGCCCACGCCATCCATCAGGCCGACTCGGCCTCGCGCTTTTTCCTCGAGGCAGAGCGTCTCTTTGGCCTGGGACACTACGAAACCAGGTCATGGGAGGGCTGGAATCATCACATGAGCCTAGTGGCCTTGGCTCACTGGTTCACCTCCTGCTCGATGAGCGCTCCTTCCACTTCCTTGACCTCGCCGGACGATTGCGCTCCGGGCCTCTCCACGGCCGAGCCGGAGCGATTCTGA
- a CDS encoding GDP-mannose 4,6-dehydratase has translation MAEAIEFDAGLEEPTLSPERARHPQCRADQVGCSEGPEAIDHLADRSGVRPSLESPALYTSTNVVGTTHLLEAARRLDPLPRFVFASSSSVYSDRSDAPFLETDSVYQPIIPYAASKKAAELMAYSFHHAFGLPVTGLRFFTAYGPRNRPDLAIAKFSRLIDQGEPVPMFGDGSSRRDYTFVDNIADGVARAIDRCDGHRIYNLGHTEPIELRAMIEALGKIPTIRRLPEQPGDVWLTCADLSRASAELGYAPSTSFRDGLEQFARWYRSTSRLG, from the coding sequence GTGGCAGAAGCGATCGAATTTGACGCAGGCCTTGAAGAACCGACGCTTTCGCCTGAAAGAGCTCGACATCCTCAATGTCGAGCGGATCAGGTCGGTTGTTCTGAAGGACCCGAGGCGATTGACCATCTGGCGGACAGGTCCGGGGTCCGGCCGAGTCTGGAGTCGCCTGCGCTTTACACCTCGACCAATGTTGTCGGGACCACCCATTTGCTCGAAGCCGCCAGACGACTCGACCCGCTCCCTCGGTTCGTCTTCGCCTCTAGCTCAAGCGTTTACAGTGACCGGTCGGATGCTCCGTTCCTGGAGACCGACTCGGTCTACCAGCCGATCATCCCTTACGCCGCCTCGAAGAAGGCGGCCGAGCTGATGGCTTATTCGTTCCACCACGCCTTTGGCTTGCCAGTGACCGGACTCCGGTTCTTCACCGCGTACGGCCCGAGGAATCGGCCCGACCTGGCGATCGCCAAGTTCTCCCGATTGATCGATCAGGGGGAGCCCGTTCCGATGTTCGGCGACGGGTCGAGCCGCCGCGACTACACGTTCGTCGACAACATCGCCGACGGCGTGGCCCGGGCCATCGACCGCTGCGATGGGCACCGGATCTACAACCTGGGCCACACCGAGCCGATTGAGCTTCGAGCCATGATCGAGGCACTGGGCAAGATCCCAACAATCCGCCGCCTACCCGAGCAGCCTGGCGACGTTTGGCTCACCTGCGCTGATCTCTCGAGGGCCTCAGCGGAACTGGGATACGCTCCCTCGACCAGCTTCCGCGACGGTCTTGAGCAGTTCGCCCGGTGGTATCGGTCAACCTCGAGGCTCGGCTGA
- a CDS encoding FHA domain-containing protein produces MDDPTPDSFSEATGLVGSLGVRIEGPGPEDGTRLELHRPFLVVGRDRSADLVIDRSEVSRHHAYFQVVDGEVFCVDLVSRTGIRWAGEARPAGWVDRDQGVEIGPYRVRFEHQGNSSRASGRDTGLPISRSFRWGQLTDARIDFLGADSSREPWTVSRVLILIGRSPICRIRFPGPGISRIHAALLRTPDGVWVVDLQGTGAVRVGDLVCRSKRLEDRDEVAVGAYRFRVRLGSEATRTDLARTSSGHGGRPGLVKADRIDLSGFTDPLTARLLQEFDRMHQRTAQQFQQALLMMFQMHQDQMGLIRDELSRLDQLEEEQKRLQAEMARDGPSTPRLALRLVTGEPRTPPIDPDEAIDAEFGRIQPLGENPTAGPPVEGSDRKVGQSSSDRSHRPASAAPSGTDQHALLSRRIAEIKEERQGLWQKLLSSLTGEGPEAGCR; encoded by the coding sequence ATGGATGATCCGACGCCCGATTCGTTCTCCGAAGCGACCGGCCTGGTTGGATCGCTCGGGGTCCGGATCGAAGGGCCTGGACCGGAGGACGGCACAAGGCTCGAGCTTCATCGGCCGTTCCTGGTCGTCGGCCGCGACCGCTCGGCCGACCTGGTGATCGACCGGTCTGAGGTCAGTCGCCACCACGCTTATTTTCAGGTCGTCGATGGCGAGGTCTTCTGCGTCGACCTCGTTAGCCGGACCGGGATCCGCTGGGCTGGCGAGGCCAGGCCCGCCGGCTGGGTCGATCGGGATCAGGGGGTCGAGATCGGGCCGTACCGGGTTCGCTTCGAGCATCAGGGTAACTCCTCACGAGCTTCGGGTCGGGACACCGGCCTGCCAATCTCTCGATCGTTCCGCTGGGGCCAGCTCACCGACGCCCGGATCGACTTCCTCGGGGCCGATTCCAGCCGAGAGCCCTGGACGGTCAGCCGTGTCCTGATCCTGATCGGCCGATCGCCAATCTGCCGGATCCGGTTCCCAGGCCCTGGGATCTCAAGGATCCACGCGGCTTTGCTCCGGACTCCCGACGGAGTCTGGGTGGTGGATCTTCAGGGAACCGGAGCGGTTCGGGTAGGCGATCTTGTCTGCCGATCGAAACGGCTGGAGGACCGCGACGAGGTCGCCGTGGGCGCTTACCGGTTCCGGGTCCGGCTCGGCTCGGAAGCGACTCGAACCGATCTGGCCCGGACCTCGAGCGGTCACGGAGGGCGTCCAGGCCTAGTCAAGGCCGACCGGATCGATCTAAGCGGCTTTACCGACCCGTTGACCGCCAGGCTCCTGCAAGAATTTGACCGGATGCACCAGCGGACGGCCCAGCAATTTCAACAAGCCCTCTTGATGATGTTCCAGATGCACCAGGATCAGATGGGTTTAATTCGCGACGAGCTGAGCCGGCTCGACCAACTTGAGGAGGAACAAAAGCGGCTTCAGGCCGAGATGGCGAGGGATGGACCGTCAACGCCCCGGCTGGCGCTCCGGCTGGTCACCGGCGAGCCGCGGACGCCTCCGATCGACCCAGACGAGGCGATCGATGCCGAGTTCGGCCGGATCCAGCCGCTCGGCGAGAATCCGACAGCGGGGCCTCCGGTGGAGGGTTCGGACCGCAAGGTCGGCCAATCCTCGAGCGATCGGTCCCATCGACCGGCTTCGGCGGCCCCGTCGGGGACCGACCAGCATGCATTGCTGTCCCGTAGGATCGCCGAGATCAAGGAAGAGCGCCAGGGACTCTGGCAGAAGCTCTTATCAAGCCTGACCGGCGAAGGACCTGAGGCCGGTTGTCGTTGA
- a CDS encoding transcription termination/antitermination NusG family protein produces MPILPAEPDLFPEDLWDRGPDPVDGQRWWCLHTKPRQEKSTARHLRDRQIAYYAPQILHESRTPLGRKIRSFLPLFPSYVFMIGDEHQRLEAFRSNTLVNVLEVIDQASLIRDLRQIRQMLASGLSVAREHSHPIGVWVRICSGPLSGIVGTVVRRGPRDRFIALVNFLGSGATVDLEDWQVERIAPPAPHLGPSQAED; encoded by the coding sequence ATGCCCATCCTCCCCGCCGAGCCGGATCTGTTCCCCGAAGACCTCTGGGATCGGGGACCGGATCCAGTCGACGGCCAACGCTGGTGGTGTCTGCACACCAAACCTCGCCAGGAGAAGTCGACGGCCCGCCACCTCCGCGATCGGCAGATCGCCTACTACGCACCCCAAATCCTCCATGAGAGCCGAACCCCCCTGGGTCGAAAGATCCGATCCTTCCTTCCGCTTTTTCCTTCGTATGTCTTCATGATTGGTGACGAACATCAACGACTGGAGGCGTTTCGGTCCAATACCCTGGTCAATGTCCTGGAGGTGATCGACCAGGCATCGCTGATCCGTGACCTCCGCCAGATCCGCCAGATGCTGGCCTCGGGGCTTTCAGTCGCACGCGAGCACAGCCACCCGATTGGTGTCTGGGTCCGGATCTGCAGCGGTCCGCTCTCGGGGATCGTCGGAACGGTAGTCCGTCGGGGACCTCGCGACCGGTTCATCGCTCTGGTCAACTTTCTCGGTTCGGGGGCCACAGTCGACCTCGAGGACTGGCAGGTCGAGCGAATCGCCCCCCCTGCCCCGCACCTGGGTCCATCGCAAGCCGAGGATTGA
- a CDS encoding GDP-mannose 4,6-dehydratase, with the protein MSLFAKSMRNGVRPVIFGDGQQTRDFTYVANVVQANLLALDAPGPLEGAAVNVGTGGRVRLLDLVEAINRVLGTNLEPELRPAWLGDVRDSQADLSRIRSVLGYEPKVDFEEGLRMTLASFG; encoded by the coding sequence ATCTCGCTCTTCGCCAAGTCGATGCGCAACGGAGTCCGTCCGGTGATTTTCGGCGACGGCCAACAGACCCGCGATTTCACCTACGTGGCCAACGTCGTGCAGGCCAACCTCCTAGCTCTCGATGCACCGGGACCTCTGGAGGGGGCGGCGGTTAATGTTGGGACCGGCGGGCGTGTCCGCCTGCTCGACCTGGTCGAGGCGATCAACCGGGTGCTGGGGACCAACCTTGAACCCGAGCTTCGACCCGCCTGGCTCGGTGACGTCCGTGATTCGCAGGCCGATCTTAGCAGGATCCGCTCGGTCCTGGGCTATGAGCCGAAGGTCGACTTTGAGGAAGGGCTTCGCATGACCCTGGCCAGCTTCGGCTGA
- a CDS encoding NAD-dependent epimerase/dehydratase family protein, whose protein sequence is MPTSGSKGDLADLEVARKAAYGVDAVLHEAAIPSVPRSVAEPIRPHQSGPTFTIQILEAARQAGARRFVFAASSSAYGDTEELPKHEAMLPNPLSPYAAVKLAGEH, encoded by the coding sequence ATGCCTACGAGTGGGTCGAAGGGGGACCTGGCCGATCTCGAGGTCGCTCGGAAGGCTGCCTATGGGGTCGACGCAGTTCTCCACGAGGCGGCGATCCCGAGCGTCCCCCGGTCGGTCGCCGAGCCGATCCGGCCGCACCAGAGCGGGCCGACGTTCACGATCCAGATCCTCGAGGCCGCCCGTCAGGCAGGGGCTCGCCGCTTCGTATTCGCCGCCTCCAGCAGCGCCTATGGCGACACCGAGGAACTTCCCAAGCACGAGGCGATGCTTCCCAACCCGCTGAGCCCTTATGCCGCCGTCAAGCTGGCCGGCGAGCATTAA
- a CDS encoding GDP-mannose 4,6-dehydratase — MAERSPRRVLVTGGAGFIGSHLVEALLARGDRVRVVDNLATGHR, encoded by the coding sequence ATGGCGGAGCGATCGCCTAGGCGGGTCCTGGTCACCGGCGGTGCCGGGTTTATCGGGTCGCACTTGGTCGAGGCATTGCTGGCTCGGGGGGATCGGGTCCGGGTGGTGGATAACCTGGCCACCGGCCACCGATAG
- a CDS encoding amidohydrolase family protein — protein MSPTASATGSPSADFRGCGSARSTWLDSKAHYPLWREDERLGAVFILPHQMTILADMAARFLGVKIVVDHLGKPDLRRADPWSEFRKLFALKKFPQVWISASEPYELSLTGQLTYRDTVPYFKAVYEEFGGRQLIWGTHRAVMPRKELGLDSPWLFIPRNV, from the coding sequence ATGTCGCCGACCGCCTCCGCTACTGGGTCTCCGAGCGCGGATTTTAGGGGATGCGGTTCAGCCCGCTCTACCTGGCTGGACTCGAAGGCCCACTATCCCCTCTGGCGCGAGGACGAGCGGCTTGGGGCCGTCTTCATCCTGCCCCACCAGATGACGATACTGGCCGACATGGCCGCGCGGTTCCTCGGGGTGAAGATCGTGGTCGACCACCTCGGCAAGCCCGACCTGCGGCGAGCCGACCCGTGGTCGGAGTTCCGCAAGTTGTTCGCGCTGAAGAAATTCCCTCAGGTGTGGATCAGCGCCTCCGAGCCCTACGAGCTCTCTCTCACCGGACAGCTCACCTACCGCGACACGGTCCCCTACTTCAAGGCGGTGTACGAGGAATTCGGCGGCCGCCAGCTGATCTGGGGCACTCATCGGGCCGTCATGCCTCGCAAGGAGCTCGGTCTCGACTCACCATGGTTGTTCATTCCACGCAACGTCTGA